The following are encoded together in the Theileria orientalis strain Shintoku DNA, chromosome 1, complete genome genome:
- a CDS encoding molecular chaperone protein, with product MKISIFLRVYLFVYLSSAYISCKKYVDLELPGDLVDPEVNDLEVEHRSSKLSDELSPEDKSDFEDTVDFTETVDLDDSFDLAESPEETPDDSVVVDDEVKVEEEEEPDRELTEEELLDNSDDSSVLTSDKLFRDSTKSEKFEYQAEVTRLLDIIVNSIYSSKDIFLRELVSNSADALEKYKITALQKNYSDKDTVDLFIRVRSYPKKRLLTIWDSGVGMTKNDLMNNLGTIAKSGTANFLDSLSKVGNDPNLIGQFGVGFYSAFLVADTVIVQSKHRDDKQYVWKSSAANSYELFEDSENTLGDHGTLITLELREDATEYLKTDVLENLVKKYSQFVKYPIQLYKKLGEKQELGWVSVNETQQIWTRSKNTITEKEYNDFFKKISGKDEEPLAHVHFTAEGDVDFKALLYIPSSPSAMYFTTDTVNHNVKLYSRRVLVSENLRDFIPRYLFSVYGVVDSDSFPLNVSREYLQQSKLVKVIGKKVVRTVLDTLFDVMKKSEDDVKEVSEELEKVKAVNGESEWNSYKKEWKKRDESGYKSFVEELKKEAEKKKEEKKEEKKEKKEDNKEDKKEKWMEDMKLRKKKLERKLKEVDKYGKFYKGFKGSLKVGCYDDDQNRKKIARLLRYKTLFSEKELTFDQYVEAMKEEQTEIYYVTSENYEDLKTMPHLQGLKKRKFDVLYLSDTMDESCLTKLEEYKGKKFKNVQKADLNLKLTEEEENEEKRKEAKYKPLLLYLKDMFPETSGVKLSRRLVEDPCTVVASEWSMSSHMEKLMKSYAVHRDEKFETFNKLSSKVLELNPDHPIMIKLLYLFTQAQNMLKEDKLDKEDKEDKDKAAKLDKEDKHEDADKKKDESEEGAEKKESKDEDEEATAAVEQDPELVEKKKRYMKRLDRLFKLLYNAAKLKSGFVLEEPQLVVNYLYEKLNRSLGDVVERDYDKSKDLKLDDFEVPKVDVKVPEHVKRLQEQEEARKAAEASKGVALNLDAVDQKAEPVAEEEDEEEEVKKPKKKKEKTKTKEEEKKEFDEQFEAMNELFMGKDPEGYDVTRGEVDDLDESKMMLDTLKSRGLDVEKLRNKEEDYDWANDEL from the exons atgaaaatttccatttttttaagagtttatttatttgtttatttaagtAGCGCGTATATTTCGTGTAAAAAGTATGTGGATCTAGAACTTCCAGGTGATCTTGTGGATCCAGAAGTCAACGATCTAGAGGTTGAACACCGCTCGTCAAAACTGTCAGATGAGTTGTCGCCAGAGGACAAGTCGGACTTCGAAGATACTGTAGACTTCACAGAAACAGTAGATCTCGATGATTCCTTCGATCTGGCGGAGTCACCGGAGGAAACGCCGGACGACTCAGTAGTTGTCGACGACGAAGTCAAggttgaagaggaagaggagccGGATAGAGAGTTgacggaggaggagctgctggacaactCAGATGACTCGTCAGTGCTGACGAGCGACAAGCTGTTCAGGGACTCGACGAAGTCGGAGAAGTTCGAGTACCAAGCAGAAGTTACGCGTTTGTTGGACATCATAGTAAACTCTATCTACTCGAGCAAGGACATATTCCTGAGAGAGCTTGTATCAAACAGCGCAGACGCGCTggaaaagtataaaatcACAGCGCTGCAAAAAAATTACAGCGACAAGGACACAGTGGACCTGTTCATCAGAGTGCGCTCGTACCCGAAGAAGAGACTGCTGACAATATGGGACAGCGGAGTGGGAATGACGAAAAATGACCTGATGAATAACCTGGGAACTATCGCGAAGAGCGGGACTGCGAACTTCCTGGACTCACTCTCAAAGGTGGGAAACGACCCGAACCTGATAGGACAGTTCGGAGTAGGATTCTACTCAGCATTCCTGGTGGCAGACACAGTGATAGTGCAGTCGAAGCACAGAGACGATAAGCAGTACGTGTGGAAGTCGTCAGCAGCAAACAGCTACGAGCTGTTCGAGGACTCGGAAAACACGCTGGGAGATCACGGAACGCTGATCACGCTGGAGCTGAGAGAGGACGCGAcggagtacctgaagacAGATGTGCTGGAAAACCTTGTGAAAAAGTACAGCCAGTTTGTAAAGTACCCAATACAGCTGTACAAGAAGCTGGGAGAGAAGCAGGAGCTGGGCTGGGTGAGCGTAAATGAAACACAACAGATTTGGACGAGAAGTAAAAACACAATCACAGAGAAAGAGTACAACGACTTCTTCAAAAAAATCAGCGGCAAGGACGAGGAGCCGCTGGCACACGTGCACTTCACAGCGGAGGGAGACGTGGACTTTAAGGCGCTGCTGTACATACCGAGCTCGCCGTCAGCAATGTACTTCACCACAGATACAGTGAACCACAACGTTAAGCTGTACTCGAGAAGAGTTTTGGTATCCGAAAACCTGAGAGACTTTATACCAAGGTACCTGTTCTCAGTGTACGGAGTAGTGGACTCGGACTCGTTTCCACTAAACGTGTCGAGAGAGTACCTGCAGCAGAGTAAGCTGGTGAAAGTGATAGGAAAGAAGGTGGTGAGAACAGTGCTGGACACACTGTTCGACGTGATGAAGAAGTCAGAAGACGACGTGAAGGAGGTGtcggaggagctggagaaaGTTAAGGCAGTGAACGGAGAGAGTGAATGGAACAGCTACAAGAAGGAATGGAAGAAGAGAGATGAGTCGGGATACAAGTCATTCGTAGAGGAGTTGAAAAAAGAAGcagaaaagaaaaaggaagaaaagaaggaagaaaagaaagaaaagaaggaagataataaggaagataaaaaggaaaagtgGATGGAGGACATGAAGCTgagaaagaagaagctggaaaggaagctgaaggaagtgGACAAGTACGGAAAGTTCTACAAAGGGTTCAAGGGAAGTTTGAAGGTGGGATGCTACGACGATGACCAGAACAGAAAGAAAATAGCAAGACTGCTGAGGTACAAGACGCTCTTCAGCGAAAAGGAATTGACCTTTGACCAGTACGTGGAGGCAatgaaggaggagcagaCGGAAATATACTACGTGACGAGCGAAAACTACGAAGACCTGAAGACAATGCCGCACCTGCAGGGACTGAAGAAGCGCAAGTTCGACGTGCTGTACCTGAGCGACACGATGGACGAAAGCTGTCTGACGAAGCTCGAGGAGTACAAAGGAAAAAAGTTCAAAAATGTGCAGAAGGCAGACCTGAATCTGAAGCTgacagaagaagaggaaaacgAGGAGAAGCGCAAGGAGGCGAAGTATAagccgctgctgctgtacctgaaggacATGTTCCCGGAAACGTCAGGAGTTAAGCTCTCGAGAAGACTGGTGGAGGACCCGTGCACAGTGGTGGCCTCGGAGTGGTCAATGTCCTCGCACATGGAAAAGCTGATGAAGTCGTACGCAGTGCACCGCGACGAAAAGTTTGAAACGTTCAATAAGCTGAGCAGCAAGGTGTTGGAACTGAACCCGGACCACCCAATAATGATAAAGCTGCTCTACCTGTTCACGCAGGCACAGAACATG CTGAAGGAAGACAAGTTGGACAAGGAAGATAAGGAAGACAAAGATAAGGCAGCCAAGTTGGACAAGGAAGATAAGCACGAGGACGCggacaagaagaaggatgagtcagaagaaggagcagagaagaaggaaagtAAGGACGAAGATGAGGAGGCGACAGCAGCAGTGGAGCAGGACCcggagctggtggagaagaagaaaaggtacATGAAGAGACTGGACAGGTTGTTTAAGCTGCTGTACAACGCAgcgaagctgaagagcgGATTCGTGCTCGAGGAGCCGCAGCTGGTCGTCAACTACCTCTacgagaagctgaacaGGTCACTGGGAGACGTGGTCGAGCGGGACTACGACAAGAgcaaggacctgaagctCGACGACTTCGAAGTGCCGAAGGTGGACGTAAAGGTGCCGGAACACGTTAAGCGCCTGcaggagcaggaggaggCGAGAAAGGCAGCAGAAGCAAGCAAGGGAGTGGCTCTTAACCTGGACGCAGTAGACCAGAAGGCAGAGCCAGTGGCtgaggaagaggacgaagaagaggaagtcAAAAAACCcaaaaagaaaaaggaaaagacgaagacgaaggaggaggagaagaaggagttcGACGAGCAGTTCGAAGCAATGAACGAACTGTTCATGGGCAAGGACCCGGAGGGATACGACGTCACGAGGGGGGAAGTGGACGACCTCGACGAGAGCAAGATGATGCTCGACACGCTCAAGTCGCGCGGCCTCGACGTGGAGAAGCTGCGcaacaaggaggaggactaCGACTGGGCGAACGACGAGCTGTAG
- a CDS encoding uncharacterized protein (fumble domain containing protein) produces MGSCVSVYLSNRFSSNYYLDICILVEELLNSTQLIDFQSELKGLLNTHTSHSLYKANSTLYSYSFHRKYINLILQKVTKYLNSAKNINIIGNNESLVEITSYLNTFKTINKSNYTINNFNEHFILRDKLDLLTRLTNFCSYISPVVPNEVSSRRNLEVITDDLIVVLMESGPTYYYVPFDTTMRSQDHQGDDTHSRVSGTQFIGKSPIGSKSIVSLFKQYIKNFGPFINEYYKMGDYTFDQIAELSKTGNHQMCDILVKDIYGEWSHVLGLPPSLIASKFSKIQTPNMNELLIEELDHEGVPEDVALEHFANSLILVFVESIAHHGYLRSLIHNCKKILFVGEEFKNTTVCLMVKEKLDYFPGGVECLFSEVSSVQPILACLDSKGA; encoded by the exons atggGATCTTGTGttagtgtatatttatcCAACCGATTCTCCAGCAATTATTACCTagatatttgtatattagttGAGGAGTTATTAAATTCGACACAATTGATTGATTTTCAAAGTGAACTCAAAGGACTTCTAAACACTCACACATCACACTCATTATATAAGGCAAATTCAACTTTGTATTCTTACTCATTTCACCGtaaatatatcaatttGATACTACAGAAG GTTACAAAGTATTTGAATAGTgctaaaaatataaacataatcGGAAATAATGAATCACTTGTAGAAATCACcagttatttaaacacattcaaaacaataaataaatcaaactatacaataaataacttCAACGAACATTTTATCTTAAGAGATAAACTTGATCTTTTAACCCGattaactaatttttgCTCTTATATTTCTCCAGTTGTGCCAAATGAAGTCAGTTCACGCCGAAATTTAGAAGTAATAACTGATGATTTGATAGTTGTCCTGATGGAATCTGGGCCTACCTACTACTACGTTCCCTTTGATACTACCATGAGATCACAAGACCATCAGGGAGACGACACACACAGTAGAGTTAGTGGGACCCAATTCATCGGTAAATCACCAATAGGATCGAAGTCGATAGTATCGctatttaaacaatatattaAGAATTTTGGACCATTCATCAACGAGTATTACAAGATGGGAGACTATACATTTGACCAAATAGCAGAGTTGTCGAAAACAGGAAACCACCAAATGTGTGATATATTGGTAAAGGATATATACGGAGAATGGTCTCACGTGTTGGGACTACCACCGTCTCTAATAGCCTCTAAGTTTTCGAAGATACAGACACCAAATATGAATGAGCTATTGATAGAGGAATTAGATCATGAGGGGGTGCCAGAAGAC GTGGCACTGGAGCACTTTGCAAACTCGTTGATTCTGGTTTTCGTTGAAAGTATAGCACATCACGGATACCTGAGGTCCCTGATACACAATTGCAAAAA GATACTGTTCGTCGGAgaagaatttaaaaatacaacagTTTGCCTCATGGTTAAAGAAAAACTGGATTACTTTCCAGGGGGAGTTGAGTGTTTGTTCAGTGAAGTGAGTTCAGTGCAGCCAATACTGGCCTGCCTTGACAGTAAAGGAGCTTAG
- a CDS encoding SWI/SNF family transcriptional activator protein: MKGESKGEQERSDADVSDVSSSTAENNGETGPSKTKKRRLAQHTDQAPSPNANSQSSSNSTPVNHTPSPKDPATDSASTTLLHKILNEGVCIDEILAMSRTGINVKFKKSEIKRVIDSVDQPKILVGQSKPYQIEGLKWLVGLYVKGLNGILADEMGLGKTFQTISFLAYLKETHNVNGPHMVLAPKSTIGNWISEINRFCPSLRVLKFVGNKEERAILVATELDPDKYDIFVTSYEVCCKTKGPLGKLNWKYLIIDEAHRIKNEESKLSEVVRMFKTEYRLLITGTPLQNNLKELWALLNFLFPIVFSSSEEFETVFDLVGPKDLSQADRESRNLQIVARLHGVLRPFMLRRSKRDVLTDMPPKNELLLMVPLSTMQKQLYRDLLRKNVPELGVEDSTKSGMQVQLLNLAMQLRKACNHPYLFEGYEDRNEDPFGEHLVQNSGKLSLVDKLLNRLLGNNSRVLIFSQMARMLDILEDYCRMRNYLYYRIDGNTSSEDRDSQISSFNHPDSQVNIFLLSTRAGGLGINLASANVVILYDSDWNPQVDLQAIDRAHRIGQMKPVYVYRLVHQYTIEEKIIERATLKLQLDSAVIQHGRLAQKELLQMVQYGAAHIFKAGDEAITEEDLDVILSKGQERAELMNQKFITNSKKHLLDFSTTSSSNIYDYLDDDENEEDKEAWRNLEALKVQNETLIERESRRKLRIAKEQMELYGSTKSDKPLMLPEYQFFDNARLVMLHKQEMEGGLTEHEQQYKDELLSRGFSNWSRKDFNNFIKANVMYSRYDIKSIASFIDGKTYEEVEEYSKTFWEKYTTLPDWPKYIKKIEQGEENLLKVYQLHQMILTKQRQVRNPWVGTETLFSSHRGKSNFSEEEDRYLMNVISLFGYEKWNVISEFIRLDPKFQLNLFFRSRNCIDISKRADYIVKHIAKEVHT; this comes from the exons ATGAAAGGAGAGAGTAAAGGGGAGCAGGAAAGGTCGGACGCCGACGTTTCTGACGTGTCGTCTAGCACAGCAGAAAACAACGGAGAAACTGGGCCATCCAAAACTAAAAAAAGACGTCTAGCGCAGCACACGGATCAGGCACCAAGCCCGAACGCTAACTCACAAAGCAGCTCAAACTCAACGCCAGTAAATCACACACCGAGTCCAAAAGACCCAGCGACAGACTCAGCAAGCACGACGCTGCTGCACAAGATACTCAACGAGGGAGTATGCATCGATGAAATACTAGCAATGTCGCGCACAGGAATTAACGTCAAGTTCAAAAAGTCGGAGATAAAGAGAGTAATAGACTCAGTGGACCAGCCGAAGATACTGGTGGGTCAGTCTAAGCCATATCAAATAGAAGGGCTTAAGTGGCTAGTAGGGCTGTACGTGAAGGGACTCAACGGGATATTGGCAGACGAAATGGGCCTGGGAAAGACGTTTCAGACAATCAGCTTCCTGgcgtacctgaaggagaCGCACAACGTTAACGGCCCGCACATGGTGCTGGCGCCGAAGTCGACAATCGGAAACTGGATATCGGAAATCAACCGATTTTGCCCCTCACTGAGAGTGCTCAAGTTCGTGGGAAACAAGGAGGAGAGGGCGATACTAGTCGCCACGGAGTTGGATCCAGACAAATATGACATATTCGTGACATCGTACGAAGTGTGCTGTAAGACGAAGGGGCCACTAG GTAAATTGAACTGGAAGTACCTGATCATCGACGAGGCACATAGAATTAAAAACGAGGAGTCGAAGCTTAGCGAAGTGGTTAGAATGTTTAAGACGGAGTACAGGCTGCTGATCACGGGAACGCCGCTGCAGAataacctgaaggagctgtgGGCGCTGCTTAACTTCCTGTTCCCAATAGTCTTCTCCTCCTCAGAGGAGTTCGAAACGGTGTTTGACCTGGTAGGCCCGAAGGACCTGAGCCAGGCAGATCGCGAGAGCAGGAACCTGCAAATAGTAGCGAGGCTGCACGGAGTGCTGAGGCCGTTCATGCTGCGACGCTCAAAGAGGGACGTACTGACAGACATGCCCCCGAAGaacgagctgctgctgatggTGCCCCTCTCGACGATGCAGAAGCAGCTCTATAGAGACCTTCTGCGAAAAAACGTCCCAGAGCTGGGAGTAGAGGACAGTACGAAGTCAGGAATGCAA GTACAACTGCTAAATTTGGCAATGCAGTTAAGAAAGGCGTGTAATCACCCATATCTGTTCGAGGGCTACGAGGACAGGAACGAGGACCCGTTCGGAGAGCACCTGGTCCAAAACTCGGGAAAGCTGTCACTGGTGGATAAGCTGCTCAACAGACTGCTGGGAAACAATAGCAGAGTGCTTATCTTCTCCCAAATGGCAAGAATGCTGGACATCCTGGAGGATTACTGCAGAATGAGGAACTACCTGTACTACAGAATTGACGGAAACACGTCGAGCGAGGACAGAGACTCGCAAATAAGCAGCTTCAACCACCCGGACAGCCAAGTAAACATATTCCTGCTCTCGACGAGAGCAGGAGGGCTGGGAATAAACCTGGCCTCAGCAAACGTGGTGATCCTGTACGACTCGGATTGGAACCCGCAGGTGGATCTGCAGGCAATAGACAGAGCGCACCGCATAGGGCAGATGAAGCCAGTGTACGTGTACAGGCTGGTGCACCAGTACACAATCGAGGAAAAAATCATCGAAAGAGCAACACTTAAGCTGCAGCTGGACAGCGCAGTGATACAGCACGGAAGACTGGCGcagaaggagctgctgcaAATGGTCCAGTACGGAGCGGCACACATCTTCAAGGCAGGCGACGAGGCGATCacggaggaggacctggacgtTATTCTGAGCAAGGGGCAGGAGAGAGCGGAGCTGATGAACCAGAAGTTCATAACCAACAGCAAAAAGCACCTGCTAGACTTCAGCACGACCTCGAGCAGCAACATCTACGACTACctcgacgacgacgagaaCGAGGAGGACAAGGAGGCGTGGCGTAacctggaggcgctgaaggTGCAGAACGAAACGCTGATCGAACGCGAGTCGCGAAGGAAGCTGAGAATCGCAAAGGAGCAGATGGAGCTGTACGGGTCGACGAAGTCGGACAAGCCGCTGATGCTGCCA GAGTACCAGTTCTTCGATAACGCAAGACTGGTGATGCTGCACAAGCAGGAGATGGAAGGCGGCTTGACGGAGCACGAGCAGCAGTACAAGGACGAACTGCTGTCGAGAGGCTTCTCGAATTGGTCGAGAAAGGACTTCAACAACTTCATCAA GGCGAACGTTATGTACAGTAGATATGATATAAAGTCAATAGCGTCATTTATTGACGGAAAAACGTACgaagaagtggaagaaTACAGTAAAACGTTCTGGGAAAAGTATACCACACTCCCAGATTGGCCCAAGtacataaaaaaaatagaacAAGGAGAGGAAAATCTGTTAAAGGTGTATCAACTTCACCAG ATGATACTGACGAAGCAGAGGCAAGTAAGAAACCCCTGGGTTGGAACGGAGACACTATTCTCCTCGCACCGAGGCAAGTCAAACTTctcggaggaggaggatcGGTACCTGATGAACGTGATATCACTCTTCG GCTATGAGAAATGGAATGTGATATCAGAGTTTATCAGACTTGACCCGAAGTTTCAGCTGAATCTGTTCTTCAGATCGAGAAATTGCATCGATATTTCAAAGAGGGCGGACTACATAGTCAAGCACATAGCAAAAGAGGTACACACATAG
- a CDS encoding transitional endoplasmic reticulum ATPase, with product MTLNPDSLNNNNPPDHPPNGAANAGPVDLGVREKRYLNRLLVEDAINDDNSVVALNPKRIDELGLFRGDTILLKGKKRRSTVCIVLADDNLDESKARMNKIVRKNLRVMLGDFVRVSACPDVPYGKKIQVLPFDDTVEGLSKESLFNVYLKPYFLESYRPVKKGDLFLVRGAFKAVEFKVVEVDPGEYCIVAPDTVIFHEGDPIKREDEDKLDDVGYDDIGGCKRQMAQIREMIELPLRHPGLFKTLGVKPPRGVLLYGPPGSGKTLIARAVANETGAFFFLINGPEVMSKMAGEAESNLRRAFAEAEKNAPSIIFIDEIDSIAPKREKTNGEVERRVVSQLLTLMDGLKGRGQVVVIAATNRQNSIDPALRRFGRFDKEIDIGVPDDQGRLEILKIHTRNMKLDPGVKLEELAANSHGFVGADLAQLCTESALSCIREKMGVIDLEDDTIDSNILDSLAVTQEHFNNAMNTCNPSSLRETVVEIPSVKWDDIGGLEQVKASLREMILYPIEHPEKFEKFGMSPSRGVLFYGPPGCGKTLLAKAVASECSANFISVKVVTLLVVSLLVVSLLVVTLTGPELLTMWFGESEANVREVFDKARTSAPCVLFFDELDSIGTARGNSPGDVSGAGDRVMNQLLTEIDGVGTKKNIFFIGATNRPNLLDEALLRPGRLDQLIYIPLPDLPARVSILNAILKKSPVADNVPISYLAQKTAGFSGADLAEMCQIAARAAIRDAIQHEELTNSSAKEPAALNGAMPAPSSEFKYEITRKHFQEGLASARHSVTSSDLSKFDAFRTKFDPMYKNRSAGNQDEIDIDWPENDEVTMEPMEEDDLYS from the exons TTTCAGAGGAGATACGATACTGTTAAAGGGTAAAAAAAGACGGTCAACAGTGTGTATCGTGTTGGCAGACGATAACCTGGACGAGTCTAAGGCACGCATGAACAAGATTGTCAGAAAAAACCTCAGAGTCATGCTCGGAGACTTTGTCAGAGTTTCAGCGTGTCCAGACGTGCCGTACGGGAAGAAGATACAGGTGTTGCCCTTTGACGATACCGTAGAGGGGCTGTCCAAGGAGTCGCTGTTCAACGTGTACCTGAAGCCGTATTTCCTGGAAAGTTACAGGCCAGTGAAGAAGGGAGACCTGTTTCTGGTGAGAGGAGCATTCAAGGCAGTGGAGTTCAAGGTCGTGGAGGTGGACCCGGGAGAGTATTGCATAGTGGCTCCAGACACGGTGATATTCCACGAGGGAGATCCAATAAAACGCGAGGACGAGGACAAGTTGGACGACGTGGGATATGACGACATCGGAGGATGTAAGCGTCAAATGGCTCAGATAAGAGAGATGATAGAGTTACCACTGAGGCATCCAGGCTTGTTTAAGACCCTGGGAGTAAAGCCCCCGAGGGGAGTGTTGCTGTACGGACCACCAG GGAGTGGAAAAACACTTATTGCAAGGGCAGTGGCAAATGAAACGGGAGCATTTTTCTTCTTGATCAACGGGCCAGAAGTTATGAGTAAAATGGCAGGCGAAGCAGAAAGTAACCTGAGGAGAGCGTTTGCAGAAGCAGAAAAGAATGCACCCTCGATCATCTTTATAGATGAGATCGACTCGATAGCGCCCAAGAGGGAGAAGACGAACGGAGAGGTGGAGCGCAGAGTAGTGAGTCAGCTGTTGACACTGATGGACGGCCTCAAGGGAAGAGGCCAGGTGGTGGTGATAGCAGCCACTAACCGTCAGAACTCAATAGACCCGGCGCTGAGAAGGTTCGGACGCTTCGACAAGGAAATCGACATAGGAGTGCCGGACGACCAGGGGCGCCTGGAAATACTGAAGATACACACGAGGAACATGAAGCTGGACCCGGGAGTtaagctggaggagctggcaGCGAACTCGCACGGCTTCGTGGGAGCAGACCTGGCACAACTGTGCACAGAGAGCGCCCTCAGCTGCATCAGAGAAAAGATGGGCGTGATCGACCTCGAGGACGACACGATCGACTCCAACATACTGGACTCGCTGGCAGTGACGCAGGAGCACTTCAACAACGCAATGAACACGTGCAACCCATCCTCGCTGCGCGAAACTGTGGTGGAGATACCGAGCGTCAAGTGGGACGACATAGGAGGCCTGGAGCAGGTGAAGGCGAGTCTGCGGGAGATGATACTGTACCCAATTGAGCACCCGGagaagtttgaaaagttcGGAATGTCGCCGTCCAGGGGAGTGCTCTTCTACGGACCGCCAG GGTGTGGTAAGACGCTGTTGGCAAAGGCAGTTGCATCAGAGTGTAGTGCCAATTTCATATCAGTTAAAG TGGTAACATTATTAGTGGTATCATTATTAGTGGTATCATTATTAGTGGTAACATTGACTG gCCCTGAGCTCTTAACAATGTGGTTTGGAGAGTCGGAAGCCAACGTCAGGGAAGTGTTTGACAAGGCGAGGACGAGTGCGCCTTGcgtcctcttcttcgacgaGCTAGACTCTATCGGGACGGCGAGAGGAAACAGCCCGGGCGACGTCAGCGGAGCAGGAGACAGAGTCATGAATCAGCTATTGACTGAAATAGACGGAGTGGGCACTAAGAAAaacatcttcttcatcgGAGCAACCAACAGGCCAAACCTGCTGGACGAGGCGCTGCTGAGACCAGGAAGACTCGACCAGCTCATATACATCCCGCTCCCTGATCTGCCGGCAAGAGTCAGCATCCTCAACGCAATTCTGAAGAAATCGCCCGTGGCGGACAACGTGCCAATCTCGTACCTGGCGCAGAAGACTGCGGGCTTCTCGGGCGCCGACTTGGCGGAAATGTGCCAAATCGCTGCGAGGGCAGCGATCAGGGACGCGATTCAGCACGAGGAGCTGACCAACTCCTCGGCAAAGGAGCCCGCAGCACTCAACGGTGCCATGCCCGCGCCCTCCTCGGAGTTCAAGTACGAGATCACGAGGAAGCACTTCCAGGAGGGCCTCGCGTCGGCCAGGCACAGCGTGACCTCGAGTGACCTGAGCAAGTTTGACGCCTTCAGGACCAAGTTCGACCCGATGTACAAGAACAGGAGCGCCGGCAACCAGGACGAGATCGACATAGACTGGCCCGAGAACGACGAGGTCACCATGGAGCCCATGGAGGAGGACGATCTGTATTCGTAA